Part of the Azospirillaceae bacterium genome is shown below.
GGAAAGGCTGCCCGCCGACCAGCGCGCGTTCTTCGAGCGCCTGCCGCGGGGGGCGGCGACCCTGACCCGCGCGCAGTTGGGCCGGCCGCTGCTGGAGCCGCACTTCTCGTGGGGGCCGAGGCTGGAGCAGACGTGGCTTGAACGCTACCAGCGCTGATGTGACCGGCGCCGGCCGGGCCGATCCCCAGGCCAAATCCCGCCCCGATTCCTGGGGGGCGGGCACCGGGGCCGCGGTCGAAGGGAGGGCCGGGCGGGGGGCCGGTGCGCTCGCCTGGGTGCCGTGGCTGACGCTGGCCCTGTTCCTGGGCCCGGTCGCGGCGGGTCTGGCGGGCACGCTGCTGCCGGCCTTCGGCTATCTGCCGGCGCTGGGCGGCACCACCCTATCGGTCGAGCCGTTCCGGCGTTTGTTCGAAGCCCCCGGTCTTGCCACCGCCGTCCGCCTGTCGCTGGTCAGCGGCCTCGGGGCGACGGTGCTGTCCCTGGCGCTGGCCATCGGGTTGGCGGCGGCGTGGCACGGGACGCGGGCGTCGCGGGCGGGGGCACGGGTGCTGCCGGTGCTGCTGGCGCTGCCGCACCTGTCGGTGGCGTTCGGTCTGGCGTTCCTGCTGGCGCCGGGCGGGTGGATCGTCCGGCTGGCCGCGCCCTGGCTGGGCGGCGGGGTCCGTCCGCCCGATCTGGTGCTGGTGCAGGACCCCTGGGGCCTGTCCCTGATGCTGGGCCTGGTGCCGAAGGAGACGGCGTTCCTGCTGCTGGCGACCCTCGTGGCGCTGGGGCAGGTGCGCGCCGACGCGGCGCTGCGCACGGCGGCGGCGCTGGGTTACGGGCCGGTCGCGGCCTGGGTGAAAATGGTGCTGCCGCGGGTCTATCCGCAGATCCGGCTGCCGCTCTACGCGGTCCTCGCCTATGGCCTGTCCAACGTGGACATGGCGATGGTGCTGGGGCCGGGGACGCCGCCGACGCTGGGGGTCCTGGTCCTGGGCTGGTTCGTGCATCCCGACCTGTCCTGGCAGTACCCGGCGGCGGCCGGGGCGGTGCTTCAGCTCGTCCTGGTGCTGGGGTGCATCGCCCTGTGGCGGGGGGCCGAGTGGGGCGCGGCCCGCGCGGGGGCGGGCTGGTTGGTGCGGGGCGGGCGGGGCGGCGCCGGGCGGGGCGTGCGGGCGGTGACGG
Proteins encoded:
- a CDS encoding ABC transporter permease, with protein sequence MNATSADVTGAGRADPQAKSRPDSWGAGTGAAVEGRAGRGAGALAWVPWLTLALFLGPVAAGLAGTLLPAFGYLPALGGTTLSVEPFRRLFEAPGLATAVRLSLVSGLGATVLSLALAIGLAAAWHGTRASRAGARVLPVLLALPHLSVAFGLAFLLAPGGWIVRLAAPWLGGGVRPPDLVLVQDPWGLSLMLGLVPKETAFLLLATLVALGQVRADAALRTAAALGYGPVAAWVKMVLPRVYPQIRLPLYAVLAYGLSNVDMAMVLGPGTPPTLGVLVLGWFVHPDLSWQYPAAAGAVLQLVLVLGCIALWRGAEWGAARAGAGWLVRGGRGGAGRGVRAVTGTVWALAVGAVALGLAGMVVWSFARGWFFPDVLPSAWTTANWARASDRLGLPLGNTLLVAVASVAVAVVLAVGCLEHERHGLPGRRPRALWLVYVPLLLPQIGFLFGVQVLLVRADLDGTWIAVAWMHLVFVLPYVFLALADPWRSLDPRYARAAAALGRGPLAVFVRVTCPLMLRPLLVAAAIGVAVSVGQYLPTLFAGGGRFPTLTTEALSLSSGGDRRVVGVFAVAQAVVPLAAFALALGVPAWLFRHRRGMGAG